In the genome of Parus major isolate Abel chromosome 2, Parus_major1.1, whole genome shotgun sequence, one region contains:
- the CD83 gene encoding CD83 antigen, which translates to MSLGVCALLILLCNVWCLISGTSVMIPEVAVRCAEEALLPCKALQDSSVSYQTVSWYKMAGDSKGIAWEVLDVEPHYPQEAGGSLELSNDTSFSLRIKNATSQNSGTYKCTSGGQNGERNLSSTVTLKVTGCPGIEEDKLSKYKGELLMLTCLGIFYLLLIFFTCTCLRKESISPNYQKTRPDMKHMLTLMNVHEITTFQHLNTDNTCKNELTSSFV; encoded by the exons ATGTCCTTGGGAGTCTGTGCTCTGCTCATCCTCCTGTGCAATG TTTGGTGCCTGATCAGTGGGACTTCCGTGATGATCCCAGAAGTTGCTGTGAGGTGTGCTGAGGAAGCTCTGCTGCCCTGTAAAGCTCTTCAGGACTCCTCAGTCTCCTACCAGACAGTGTCTTGGtataaa atgGCTGGAGACAGCAAAGGAATAGCATGGGAAGTCCTTGATGTGGAACCTCATTATCCACAAGAAGCTGGGGGGTCCTTGGAGCTCTCTAATGACACCTCCTTTTCACTGAGGATCAAAAATGCCACCAGCCAAAACAGCGGGACATACAAGTGCACTTCGGGGGGGCAGAACGGAGAACGCAATCTGAGCAGCACAGTCACATTAAAAGTAACAG GTTGCCCTGGAATAGAAGAGGACAAACTAAGTAAATACAAAGGCGAGCTCTTGATGTTGACTTGCCTTGGGATTTTTTACTTGCTGCTCATCTTCTTTACTTGT acaTGTCTAAGAAAAGAGAGTATATCTCCCAATTACCAAAAAACCAGACCAGATATGAAGCACATGCTCACCCTCATGAACGTACATGAAATAACAACGTTCCAGCATTTAAACACCGACAACACTTGCAAAAATGAGCTTACTTCAAGTTTTGTCTAA